Part of the Caballeronia sp. SL2Y3 genome is shown below.
CATTGACGTTGTAATGCAGCACGAGCAGCTGGCGCGCGCCGCGCACCGCCGCGACCGGCACGCAGACGACGCGGGCGAATGCCGTATCCGCCTGCTTGTCGACGCGCAGCACCTTGGCGACCGCGAGCCCCGGCGGATACACGCCGTCGAGACCGCTCGTCACGAGCTGGTCGCCGACTTGCACGTCCGCGCTGATCGGCACGAAGCGCAAGTCGAGCGTGTCGCCCTTCGGCGTGCCGTAGATGACGCTGCGCAGCCCCGTGCGCGCGATCTGCACCGGCACCGCCTGGTCCTTGTCGGTGAGCAGCGTGACTTCCGACTGCATCGGAAAAACGCGCGTCACTTGCCCGATCACGCCTTCTTCGTCCACGACAGGCGCGCCGTCCTGAATGCCTTGCTGCGAACCTTTGCCGATCACGACCTTCTGCGTGAATGGATCGCGCGTGTCGTACTGGATTTCGGCGGGCGTGGTTTGCGTGGTCGCGCGCGACTGGAGGTTCAAGAGCGCCCGCAGATGCGCGTTCTCGATGTTCAGCTGCGCGGCATCGCCGGCCTTGATGGACAGTTCGAGATTCTTGTCGGCGAGCTTGCGGTTTTCGCTGCGTAGCGTGGCGCTCGTCACGGCGAGATCGGCTGCGCCCATGAAGATGTCGCGCGGAACCAGCGCCGCGCGCTGCAACGGATAGAGCCCGGCGCCGAGAATGCCGCGCACGATTTCGAGTGTGTTGAAGCGGACGTCCGACACCAGCAGCGCGATGGCTAGCACCACGAAGAAAATGAGGCGCGCGAGCGCCGAAGGGCCTTGCTTGAAAAGTGGCGGCGGACTGTATTCCATGGTCAGCGCCGAGGGCGTGAGCGGGTGGATGATGCGGCAGGCTGTTTCGCTTGTGGCGGGACCTGCCCTACGCTGTTTCGACAAAAGCCCGGACTGATGCCGGGCCGTGCGCGCGTCGCGTTACGCGGGATGCTCGAGTGTCTGCTTCGACAATGCGTTCGATACGAACCGCGCGCACGCCGAAGCCGGCGATCACTCGTAAGAGAAGATGCTGCCGAGCTTGTCCATGCGTTCGAGCGCCATGCCCGAACCGCGCACCACGCAGGTCAGCGGATCTTCGGCGACGAGCACCGGCAAGCCGGTTTCTTCCGCGAGCAGGCGGTCGAGGTCGCGCAGGAGCGCGCCGCCGCCCGTCAGCATCATGCCGCGCTCGGCGATGTCCGCGCCGAGTTCCGGCGGCGTCTGTTCCAGCGCGATCTTCACCGACGAGACGATCTGGTTCAGCGGATCGGTGAGGGCTTCGAGGATTTCGTTGCTCGAAATGGTGAAGCTGCGCGGAATGCCTTCGGACAGGTTGCGGCCCTTGACTTCCATTTCCTTCACTTCCGAGCCGGGGAACGCCGAGCCGATTTCCTTCTTGATGGCTTCAGCGGTTTGCTCGCCGATCAGCATGCCGTAGTTGCGACGGATGTAATTGACGATGGCTTCGTCGAACTTGTCGCCGCCCACGCGCACCGAGCCTTTGTACACGATGCCGCCGAGCGAGATGACGCCGACTTCCGTCGTGCCGCCGCCGATGTCCACGACCATGGAGCCCGTGGCTTCCGAGACCGGCAGGCCCGCGCCGATTGCCGCGGCCATCGGTTCCTCGATGAGATACACCTGCGATGCGCCCGCGCCGTGAGCCGCTTCCTTAATGGCGCGGCGCTCGACTTGCGTGGAGCCGCACGGCACGCAAATGATGATGCGCGGCGACGGCGAGAACATGCGGGATTCGTGTGCAGTCTTGATGAACTGCTTGATCATCTGCTCGGTGACGGTGAAGTCGGCGATCACGCCGTCTTTCATCGGACGAATGGCTTCGATGTTGCCCGGCACTTTGCCGAGCATTTGCTTCGCTTCCTTGCCGACAGCCTGAATGGTCTTCTTGCCGTTCGGGCCGCCTTCTTGACGGATGGAGACGACTGACGGCTCGTCTAGGACGATGCCCTTGCCGCGCATGTAGATCAGCGTGTTGGCGGTGCCGAGATCAATCGCCAGGTCGTTGGAAAAATAGCTGCGCAAAAAGCCGAACATTCAAAAATCCTGTCTCGCTGGTAGCCGTGCCTCGCTAAGAGCGCCGGGGACGGCAGCGGAAAAAATAACGGTTTGCCGGGACGGCGAAACGAGCCGCCGTGAATGCAAATCCGAGCAGAAATCTACCGCGGAATTGAACATGCCACGCAAACGTTTCTCGACGAGGGATGATCCAGGGAGAAAGCCGCTGACAGGTCGATCCGGATGTGGGTCGAACGTGTAATGATACCTTATAATTTGGGGGTTTCTATAGGAAAAGGACGGCACTTTTTGCCATCCTCGGCCCCGCTTCGACGGCTTTCCGCCAGGTTCGTAACTGACTGTTGCAGCGAACGTTTCTGGTGCGGGAGTTGTTCATGTTTTTCTCCGGTGATCCCATGTCATTGACCCTGACCGACGTTAAACGCATCGCGCATCTCGCGCGGCTGGAACTGCCCGACCACGAGGCCGAACCGACGCTTGCGCGGCTCAACGACTTCTTCGGTCTCGTCGAGCAGATGCAGGCGGTCGATACCGCAGGCATCGAGCCGCTCGCGCATCCTATCGACGCCATCGAGGAAGTCGCCCTGCGACTGCGCGACGACGCAGTCTCAGAGCGGATCGAGCGCCAAGAGTTCCAGCGTTGCGCGCCGGCCGTGCAGGACGGGCTTTATCTCGTGCCGAAGGTGATCGAGTGAGCGTGGCGCATCGACTTATCGGAACAACGATCTCGCGCGCGGCGTGACGCGCCGCGCTCATCAGGGAACTGCAATGCATCAGAAAAGCTTGACCGAACTGCGCGCCGCGCTCGACTCGAAGGCGATCTCCGCCGTCGAGCTGGCGCAGTCGTACCTGCAACGCATCGAAGCCGCGAAGGAGCTGAACGCGTTCATCGGCGTGAATCCGGAGCTCACGCTGGAACAGGCGAAAGCCGCCGACGCGCTCATCGCGCAGGGCAATGCCGGTGCGCTCGCCGGCCTGCCCGTCGCGCATAAGGACGTGTTCGTCACGCGCGGCTGGGGCTCGACGGCGGGTTCCCACATGCTGGAGAACTACGCGAGCCCGTTCGATGCCACCGTTGTCGAGCGCCTGAACCGCGCCGGCATGGTGTGTCTCGGCAAGACGAACATGGACGAGTTCGCCATGGGCTCGTCCAACGAGAACTCGTACTTCGGCGCGGTGAAGAACCCGTGGGACCTGAAGGCCGTGCCGGGCGGATCGTCGGGCGGGTCGGCAGCGGCCGTCGCCGCGCGCCTCGCGCCCGCCGCGACCGGCACCGACACGGGCGGGTCCATCCGCCAGCCCGCGTCGTTTACCGGCATCACCGGCATCAAGCCGACGTACGGCCGCGTGTCGCGCTACGGGATGATCGCGTTCGCGTCGTCGCTCGATCAGGGCGGACCGATGGCGCAGACCGCCGCCGACTGCGCGCTGCTTCTGAACGCGATGGGCGGCTTCGACGAGCGCGACTCCACGAGCCTGCAACGCGAGAACGAGGATTACACGCGCTATCTCGGCAAGAACTGGAGCGAGGACGCCGACAAGCCTTTGAAAGGCTTGCGCATCGGCATGCCGAAGGAGTACTTCGGCGCGGGACTCGCCGACGACGTGCGCGCCGCCATCGACGCTGCGCTCAAGCAGTACGAAGCCCTTGGCGCGACGCTCGTCGAAGTCTCGCTGCCGAAGACCGAGCTTTCGATTCCCGTGTACTACATCATCGCGCCGGCGGAAGCGTCGTCCAACCTGTCGCGCTTCGACGGCGTGCGCTACGGGCATCGCGCGGCCGAATACCGCGACCTGCTCGACATGTACAAGAAGTCGCGCGCCGAAGGCTTCGGGCCGGAAGTGAAGCGCCGGATTCTGGTCGGCACGTACGTGTTGTCGCACGGCTATTACGACGCGTACTACCTGCAGGCGCAGAAGATTCGCCGCATCATCGCGCGGGATTTCCAGGAAGCGTTCAAGCAGTGCGACGTCATCATGGGACCGGTCGCGCCGTCGGTGGCTTGGAATCTCGGCGAGAAGACCGACGATCCCGTGCAGATGTACCTCGCCGACATCTACACGCTCTCCGTGAGCCTCGCGGGCCTGCCGGGCATGAGCGTGCCGTGCGGCTTCGGCGCGGGCGCGAATGCGAATCGGCCGGTCGGTCTGCAGATCGTCGGCAACTATTTCAACGAAGCCCGGATGCTCCAGGTCGCCGACGCGTTTCAGCGCGCGACCGACTGGCACCGCAAGGCACCATCGGCATCGGGAGTGTGAACATG
Proteins encoded:
- the mreC gene encoding rod shape-determining protein MreC, which encodes MEYSPPPLFKQGPSALARLIFFVVLAIALLVSDVRFNTLEIVRGILGAGLYPLQRAALVPRDIFMGAADLAVTSATLRSENRKLADKNLELSIKAGDAAQLNIENAHLRALLNLQSRATTQTTPAEIQYDTRDPFTQKVVIGKGSQQGIQDGAPVVDEEGVIGQVTRVFPMQSEVTLLTDKDQAVPVQIARTGLRSVIYGTPKGDTLDLRFVPISADVQVGDQLVTSGLDGVYPPGLAVAKVLRVDKQADTAFARVVCVPVAAVRGARQLLVLHYNVNVPPNPVEVEAAAAAKEAKENKGKKKPAAKAAAGASAPAAASAPASASAAAASAPAANSAAKATAPKAASSAAAKSGKKAHAPKPASSGAAR
- a CDS encoding rod shape-determining protein, with product MFGFLRSYFSNDLAIDLGTANTLIYMRGKGIVLDEPSVVSIRQEGGPNGKKTIQAVGKEAKQMLGKVPGNIEAIRPMKDGVIADFTVTEQMIKQFIKTAHESRMFSPSPRIIICVPCGSTQVERRAIKEAAHGAGASQVYLIEEPMAAAIGAGLPVSEATGSMVVDIGGGTTEVGVISLGGIVYKGSVRVGGDKFDEAIVNYIRRNYGMLIGEQTAEAIKKEIGSAFPGSEVKEMEVKGRNLSEGIPRSFTISSNEILEALTDPLNQIVSSVKIALEQTPPELGADIAERGMMLTGGGALLRDLDRLLAEETGLPVLVAEDPLTCVVRGSGMALERMDKLGSIFSYE
- the gatC gene encoding Asp-tRNA(Asn)/Glu-tRNA(Gln) amidotransferase subunit GatC translates to MSLTLTDVKRIAHLARLELPDHEAEPTLARLNDFFGLVEQMQAVDTAGIEPLAHPIDAIEEVALRLRDDAVSERIERQEFQRCAPAVQDGLYLVPKVIE
- the gatA gene encoding Asp-tRNA(Asn)/Glu-tRNA(Gln) amidotransferase subunit GatA; protein product: MHQKSLTELRAALDSKAISAVELAQSYLQRIEAAKELNAFIGVNPELTLEQAKAADALIAQGNAGALAGLPVAHKDVFVTRGWGSTAGSHMLENYASPFDATVVERLNRAGMVCLGKTNMDEFAMGSSNENSYFGAVKNPWDLKAVPGGSSGGSAAAVAARLAPAATGTDTGGSIRQPASFTGITGIKPTYGRVSRYGMIAFASSLDQGGPMAQTAADCALLLNAMGGFDERDSTSLQRENEDYTRYLGKNWSEDADKPLKGLRIGMPKEYFGAGLADDVRAAIDAALKQYEALGATLVEVSLPKTELSIPVYYIIAPAEASSNLSRFDGVRYGHRAAEYRDLLDMYKKSRAEGFGPEVKRRILVGTYVLSHGYYDAYYLQAQKIRRIIARDFQEAFKQCDVIMGPVAPSVAWNLGEKTDDPVQMYLADIYTLSVSLAGLPGMSVPCGFGAGANANRPVGLQIVGNYFNEARMLQVADAFQRATDWHRKAPSASGV